From a single Candidatus Eisenbacteria bacterium genomic region:
- a CDS encoding cysteine rich repeat-containing protein, translating to MATRILLLAGLLALGASAAIARAAEHPVLTACKPDIAHFCSNVPPGQGRIKECMKAHLPELSEPCKEALFQAWLKQ from the coding sequence ATGGCGACGAGAATTCTGCTCCTGGCGGGTCTGCTGGCGCTCGGGGCGTCGGCTGCGATCGCGCGAGCCGCCGAGCATCCCGTGCTGACGGCGTGCAAACCCGACATTGCGCACTTCTGCAGCAACGTTCCGCCCGGCCAGGGTCGGATCAAGGAGTGCATGAAGGCGCACCTGCCGGAGCTGTCGGAGCCCTGCAAAGAGGCGCTCTTCCAGGCCTGGCTGAAGCAGTGA
- a CDS encoding sodium-translocating pyrophosphatase: MRFPRVTTVVLAAVTAALLPAVALASEASLVLPPLGDGRSLLLWLGIVVCGLGLAFGIAQFMALSRLPVHRAMKEISELIYETCKTYLLTQIRFIGILWVFISAIMVVYFKFLAVDHEGAHLPWVKVITILVFSLVGIAGSCGVAWFGIRVNTFANSRTAFAALKGKPYPTYAIPLQAGMSIGMLLIVTELAIMLFILLGVPSDYAGPCFIGFAIGESLGAAALRIAGGIFTKIADIGSDLMKIVFNIKEDDARNPGVIADCTGDNAGDSVGPSADGFETYGVTGVALITFILLATPEAAVQAHLLVWIFVMRLVMVLSSGGSYWLNGVIQRGRYADANDMNFEHPLTFLVWLTSVVSIAATFIVSKLLIGGLGDGTLWWKLSVIISCGTLAGAVIPEVVKIFTSTESGHVREVVTASREGGASLNILSGLIAGNFSAYWLGMVILGLMGLGFIMSTQGVEALFITGPGGVTPAPVFAFGLVAFGFLGMGPVTIAVDSYGPVTDNAQSVYELSLIETIPNVGQEIQRDFGFTPNFDRAKHYLESNDGAGNTFKATAKPVLIGTAVVGATTMIFSIIMTLTDGLKTGMDKLSLMHAPFLLGLVAGGAVVFWFTGGAIQAVATGAYRAVEFIKRNIKLEGVEKASVEDSKKVVAICTQYAQKGMFNLFLAVFFSTLAFACVEPFFFVGYLISIALFGLYQALFMANAGGAWDNAKKVVEVDLKQKGTDLHAACVVGDTVGDPFKDTSSVALNPVIKFTTLFGLLAVELAISMNAGTSRLLAVVFFLCSTVFVYRSFYGMRIGAAE; encoded by the coding sequence ATGCGATTCCCACGTGTGACCACCGTTGTGCTCGCGGCCGTCACGGCCGCCCTGCTGCCCGCCGTGGCTCTCGCGAGCGAGGCCAGCCTCGTCCTGCCGCCCCTCGGCGACGGCCGCAGCCTGCTCCTGTGGCTCGGCATCGTCGTGTGCGGTCTCGGCCTTGCGTTCGGCATCGCCCAGTTCATGGCGCTCTCGAGGTTGCCCGTGCATCGCGCGATGAAGGAGATCTCGGAGCTGATCTACGAGACCTGCAAGACGTACCTGCTGACGCAGATCCGCTTCATCGGAATTCTCTGGGTCTTCATCTCGGCGATCATGGTCGTCTACTTCAAGTTCCTCGCCGTCGACCACGAGGGCGCGCACCTGCCGTGGGTGAAGGTCATCACCATCCTCGTCTTCAGCCTCGTCGGCATCGCCGGGAGCTGCGGCGTCGCGTGGTTCGGCATCCGCGTGAACACGTTCGCGAACTCGCGGACGGCGTTCGCGGCGCTCAAGGGCAAGCCCTACCCGACCTACGCGATCCCGCTCCAGGCCGGCATGTCGATCGGCATGCTGCTCATCGTGACCGAGCTCGCGATCATGCTCTTCATCCTGCTCGGCGTGCCGTCGGACTACGCCGGGCCGTGCTTCATCGGCTTCGCCATCGGGGAGTCGCTGGGCGCTGCCGCGCTGCGCATCGCCGGCGGCATCTTCACGAAGATCGCCGATATCGGGTCGGACCTCATGAAGATCGTCTTCAACATCAAGGAGGACGACGCGCGGAACCCGGGCGTCATCGCCGACTGCACGGGCGACAACGCGGGCGACTCCGTCGGCCCCTCGGCCGACGGTTTCGAGACCTACGGCGTCACGGGCGTCGCCCTCATCACGTTCATCCTGCTCGCTACGCCCGAAGCCGCGGTGCAGGCGCACCTGCTCGTGTGGATCTTCGTGATGCGCCTCGTGATGGTGCTCTCGAGCGGCGGCTCGTACTGGCTCAACGGCGTCATCCAGCGCGGCCGCTACGCCGACGCGAACGACATGAACTTCGAGCACCCCCTCACGTTCCTCGTGTGGCTCACGTCGGTCGTCTCGATCGCCGCGACATTCATCGTCTCGAAGCTGCTGATCGGCGGCCTCGGCGACGGGACGCTGTGGTGGAAGCTGTCGGTCATCATCTCGTGTGGCACGCTCGCGGGCGCGGTCATCCCCGAGGTGGTGAAGATCTTCACGTCCACCGAGTCGGGCCACGTGCGCGAGGTCGTGACCGCGTCGCGCGAGGGCGGGGCGTCGCTCAACATCCTGTCGGGGCTCATCGCCGGCAACTTCTCGGCCTACTGGCTCGGCATGGTGATCCTCGGCCTCATGGGCCTCGGCTTCATCATGAGCACGCAGGGCGTGGAGGCGCTCTTCATCACGGGACCGGGCGGCGTCACGCCGGCTCCGGTGTTCGCGTTCGGGCTCGTCGCGTTCGGGTTCCTCGGCATGGGCCCGGTGACGATCGCGGTCGACTCGTACGGGCCGGTCACGGACAACGCCCAGTCGGTCTACGAGCTGTCGCTGATCGAGACCATCCCGAACGTCGGCCAGGAGATCCAGCGCGACTTCGGCTTCACGCCGAACTTCGATCGGGCCAAGCACTACCTCGAATCGAACGACGGGGCGGGCAACACGTTCAAAGCGACGGCGAAGCCGGTGCTGATCGGAACCGCGGTCGTCGGGGCGACGACGATGATCTTCTCGATCATCATGACGCTCACGGACGGCCTCAAGACCGGCATGGACAAGCTTTCGCTCATGCACGCGCCCTTCCTGCTGGGCCTCGTGGCCGGCGGCGCGGTCGTGTTCTGGTTCACCGGCGGTGCCATCCAGGCCGTCGCAACGGGGGCCTACCGCGCCGTCGAGTTCATCAAGCGCAACATCAAGCTCGAAGGCGTGGAGAAGGCGTCGGTCGAGGACTCGAAGAAGGTCGTCGCCATCTGCACGCAGTACGCCCAGAAGGGCATGTTCAACCTCTTCCTCGCGGTCTTCTTCTCGACCCTGGCCTTCGCCTGCGTCGAGCCGTTTTTCTTCGTCGGCTACCTGATCTCGATCGCGCTCTTCGGCCTCTACCAGGCGCTGTTCATGGCGAACGCCGGCGGCGCGTGGGACAACGCCAAGAAAGTCGTCGAGGTCGACCTCAAGCAGAAGGGGACCGACCTCCACGCCGCGTGCGTGGTCGGCGACACGGTGGGCGACCCGTTCAAGGACACGTCGTCGGTCGCGCTGAACCCCGTCATCAAGTTCACGACGCTCTTCGGCCTCCTCGCCGTCGAGCTCGCGATCTCGATGAATGCAGGCACGAGCCGCCTGCTCGCGGTCGTCTTCTTCCTGTGCTCGACCGTGTTCGTGTACCGGTCGTTCTACGGAATGCGGATCGGCGCGGCGGAGTAG
- a CDS encoding DUF2461 domain-containing protein, with the protein MATRAAPTRFQGFADTDGRFFRALAKHQDRNWFAAHKHEYEQGWVEPMRLLLAEVREQIDPLFAHHPLGDPKVFRIYRDVRFSKDKSPFKTTIGAYVPLSGVGHGPGAPVPVYVQLGTETFVGAGHYMMDPGQLTRFRAAVLDDAQGKALVRIVAALEKAGFSLESFATLKKVPRGFDPEHPRADLLRRKSLAVGFPTLPKRLLVSRALIGWLVKQTEKARPLVEWLADVTA; encoded by the coding sequence ATGGCCACGCGCGCCGCTCCCACCAGGTTCCAGGGGTTCGCGGACACGGACGGGCGTTTCTTTCGCGCGCTCGCGAAGCACCAGGACCGCAACTGGTTCGCGGCGCACAAGCACGAGTACGAGCAGGGTTGGGTCGAGCCGATGCGCCTCCTGCTCGCCGAGGTTCGCGAGCAGATCGATCCGCTCTTTGCGCACCATCCGCTGGGCGATCCCAAGGTGTTTCGGATCTATCGCGACGTGCGCTTCTCGAAGGACAAGTCGCCCTTCAAGACGACCATCGGGGCGTATGTGCCGCTCTCGGGCGTGGGGCACGGGCCAGGCGCGCCCGTGCCGGTCTACGTGCAGCTCGGCACCGAGACGTTCGTCGGTGCCGGCCACTACATGATGGACCCAGGACAGCTCACGCGCTTTCGCGCCGCCGTGCTCGACGACGCGCAGGGCAAGGCGCTCGTCCGCATCGTGGCTGCGCTTGAGAAGGCGGGCTTTTCGCTCGAGTCGTTCGCGACGCTGAAGAAGGTGCCGCGCGGGTTCGACCCCGAGCATCCGCGCGCCGACCTGCTACGTCGAAAGAGCCTCGCCGTGGGATTCCCGACGCTGCCGAAGCGCCTGCTCGTGTCGCGCGCGCTGATCGGCTGGCTGGTGAAGCAGACCGAGAAGGCGCGTCCGCTCGTCGAATGGCTGGCGGACGTGACCGCCTGA
- a CDS encoding acyl-CoA dehydrogenase family protein, whose product MDFHYSQDQDALRELARKILTDHSTDDRLKALRAAGEWLDKPAWDALAKASLLGIAVPEDLGGSGLGFVELSILCEEVGRAVAQVPVLASCVLGGLPIAEFGTAAQRKAWLPGVVQGTMVLTAALTEVGNDDPVRPTTTATKDGSGWKLDGAKVCVPAGDVAARILVPATTGGGWVGVFLVDPKAPGVTIEKQILTNWEPHAKVTLKGVRVGADDVLGDPAKGDAIARWIAERATIAYCATQLGVCDKALRMTAQYTTERKQFDRAIATFQAVQQRAADAFIDLDCIRMATWESIDRLANGTPATEMVRIAKYWASDGGQRIAVAAQHLHGGIGVDVDYPLHRYFCWAKHIELTLGAAPLQLARIGAEIAA is encoded by the coding sequence ATGGATTTCCACTATTCCCAGGACCAGGACGCGCTGCGCGAGCTGGCGCGGAAGATTCTCACCGATCACTCGACCGACGATCGCTTGAAGGCCCTCCGCGCCGCGGGCGAGTGGCTCGACAAACCCGCGTGGGACGCGCTCGCGAAGGCGAGCCTCCTCGGCATCGCGGTCCCGGAGGACCTGGGCGGTTCGGGTCTGGGCTTCGTCGAGCTGTCCATCCTCTGCGAAGAGGTGGGACGCGCGGTCGCGCAGGTACCCGTGCTCGCGTCGTGCGTGCTGGGCGGCCTGCCGATCGCGGAGTTCGGCACCGCCGCGCAAAGGAAGGCGTGGCTTCCCGGCGTCGTGCAGGGGACGATGGTGCTGACGGCCGCGCTCACCGAGGTCGGCAACGACGATCCCGTCCGGCCGACGACGACCGCGACGAAGGACGGGAGCGGGTGGAAGCTCGACGGCGCCAAGGTGTGCGTGCCGGCGGGCGACGTCGCCGCACGGATCCTCGTGCCGGCGACCACCGGGGGCGGCTGGGTCGGCGTCTTCCTGGTCGATCCCAAGGCGCCCGGCGTGACCATCGAGAAGCAGATCCTCACCAACTGGGAGCCGCACGCCAAGGTGACGCTGAAGGGTGTCCGCGTCGGCGCCGACGACGTCCTCGGCGACCCGGCGAAGGGGGACGCGATCGCGCGCTGGATCGCCGAGCGCGCCACGATCGCCTACTGCGCCACGCAGCTCGGCGTCTGCGACAAGGCGCTCCGCATGACGGCCCAGTACACGACGGAGCGGAAGCAGTTCGACCGTGCGATCGCCACCTTCCAGGCCGTGCAGCAGCGTGCGGCCGACGCTTTCATCGACCTCGACTGCATCCGCATGGCGACCTGGGAGTCGATCGATCGCCTCGCGAACGGCACGCCGGCGACGGAGATGGTCCGCATCGCGAAGTACTGGGCGTCCGACGGCGGCCAGCGAATTGCCGTCGCCGCGCAGCATCTGCACGGCGGCATCGGCGTCGACGTGGACTACCCGCTCCACCGCTACTTCTGCTGGGCGAAGCACATCGAGCTGACCCTCGGCGCCGCGCCGCTGCAGCTCGCCCGGATCGGCGCGGAGATCGCCGCCTAA